One Halostagnicola kamekurae DNA segment encodes these proteins:
- the dnaG gene encoding DNA primase DnaG — protein MEDTSKYLIHADVTAEGVVERSDVVGAVFGQTEGLLGDELDLRDLKQSQKVGRIDVEIASTNGQSHGTLTIATSLDKVETATLAASLETITRIGPCRATLEITGIEDVRAAKRKEVVDRAKELLRTGFDDSVMTSEEILTEVRQNVRIEDIAEFEGLPAGPRVQDSDAIIVVEGRSDVLTLLKYGVKNAIAVEGTNVPEAVAELTTHRTVTAFLDGDRGGDLILEELAQVGEVDYVTFAPANKSVEDLDHHQLFAALRNKVPYETISELNEPQEAVAATDGSAKPAPPVPSRTETEPLEGDDQQTTERGRAETSARPDGLDAEDAAGSSAPPDGVAESPTPANTTGDEADVKTAATTTESATSELTESACDGERTVYEHANEVVRERSGTVRLIDADGDALETAPADDAYETLEGSEDEPTAVVLDAVLEQRLLDLATDRGVERIIARALGEFTKRPTAVRIHAIDEVAEKPPDRA, from the coding sequence ATGGAAGACACGTCGAAATATCTCATCCACGCCGACGTCACGGCCGAAGGGGTCGTCGAGCGAAGCGACGTCGTCGGGGCCGTCTTCGGCCAGACCGAAGGGCTCCTCGGCGACGAACTCGATCTGCGCGACCTCAAACAATCCCAGAAGGTCGGTCGAATCGACGTCGAAATCGCAAGCACCAACGGCCAGTCACACGGCACGCTGACGATCGCGACCAGTCTCGACAAGGTCGAAACCGCGACCCTCGCGGCGTCGCTCGAGACGATCACCCGCATCGGCCCGTGTCGTGCTACGCTCGAGATCACCGGGATCGAAGACGTCCGGGCGGCCAAACGCAAGGAAGTCGTCGACCGGGCGAAAGAGCTCTTGCGGACCGGATTCGACGACTCCGTGATGACCTCCGAGGAGATCCTCACGGAGGTCCGCCAGAACGTCCGCATCGAGGACATCGCCGAATTCGAGGGGCTGCCAGCGGGTCCTCGAGTGCAAGATAGCGACGCGATCATCGTCGTCGAAGGCCGGTCCGACGTGCTCACGCTGCTGAAATACGGTGTCAAGAACGCGATCGCCGTCGAGGGAACGAACGTCCCCGAGGCGGTCGCGGAACTCACCACCCACCGAACTGTAACCGCCTTCCTCGACGGAGACCGCGGCGGCGACCTCATCCTCGAGGAACTGGCGCAGGTCGGCGAGGTCGACTACGTCACCTTCGCGCCCGCGAATAAATCGGTCGAAGACTTAGACCACCACCAACTGTTCGCCGCGTTGCGCAACAAGGTCCCCTACGAGACCATCTCCGAACTGAACGAACCCCAGGAGGCCGTCGCCGCGACCGACGGGAGCGCGAAACCCGCACCGCCGGTTCCGAGCCGAACCGAGACGGAACCGCTCGAGGGCGACGACCAGCAGACGACAGAAAGAGGGCGAGCCGAAACCAGCGCCCGTCCCGACGGCCTCGACGCAGAGGATGCCGCGGGATCGAGCGCGCCGCCGGACGGCGTCGCCGAATCGCCGACACCCGCGAACACGACCGGGGATGAGGCCGACGTGAAAACCGCCGCGACGACGACCGAGTCGGCGACGAGCGAACTGACCGAGAGCGCATGTGACGGGGAGAGAACCGTCTACGAGCACGCCAACGAGGTCGTTCGCGAGCGAAGCGGTACCGTTCGCCTCATCGACGCGGACGGAGACGCACTCGAGACGGCCCCTGCAGACGACGCCTACGAAACTCTCGAGGGAAGCGAGGACGAACCGACCGCGGTCGTGCTCGACGCGGTGCTCGAGCAGCGACTGCTGGATCTGGCGACCGACCGCGGCGTCGAGCGGATTATCGCTCGAGCGCTCGGCGAGTTCACGAAGCGACCGACCGCGGTTCGCATTCACGCCATCGACGAGGTGGCAGAGAAACCGCCGGATCGGGCGTAA